The following nucleotide sequence is from Flavimarina sp. Hel_I_48.
ACATTTGCTATTTGAAGGTACCGAAAATATTGATAAGGGCAAATGGTTTGAGATCGTTAGTTCTAACGGTGGGTCAAACAATGCCAATACCACAAATGACCGTACCTATTACTATGAAAATTTCCCTTCAAACAATCTCAAGCTGGGATTATGGATGGAGTCTGAACGTATGCTGCACCCCATCATTGGTCAGGACGGCGTAGATACGCAAAACGAAGTAGTAAAAGAAGAACTTCGCATGCGTTACGACAATTCACCTTATGGACAGGTAATCAATGCCGTTAGCAAAAATGTTTTCAGTAAGCATCCCTATAAAGATCCTAACGTAGGGTATATGGAAGATCTGGATGCTGCAACGCTACAGGAATTTCAGGGTTATTTTAAAAAATATTACGTTCCCAATAACGCGGTACTTGTCGTTGCAGGGGATATTGAAATAGCACAAACCGAAAAATTGATTGAAGATTATTTTGGTCCTATACCAAAGGGCGCGGAGATTGATCGCGATTTTCCCGAAGAGGAACCTATTACCGAAGAAATCAATACCGAATTCTTTGACAAAAACATACAGATTCCTGCACTTATCAACGCGTATCGTACTCCAGGTTTTGCTGATCGTGATGCCTATGTCTTAAATATGATCTCTTCTTATTTGAGCGACGGTAAAAGTTCAAAACTTTATAAAAAACTGGTTGAAGATCAAAAACAAGCTTTGCAAATAGGTGCTTTTAATGTCGCCCAGGAAGATTATGGCGCGTACCTGGTTTTTGGGCTTCCGTTAGGGGAAACTGCTCTAGACACTCTTGCTGTGGAAATAGAAGAAGAGATTGCAAACGTGAGGAACAGCCTTATTTCTGAACGTGATTATGAAAAGCTTCAAAATCAGTTTGAAAGCAGTTATGTAAATTCAAACTCAAGTGTATCTGGCATTGCAGGTTCCCTTGCCACGTATTATTTACTGTATGGCGATACAGACCTCATCAATGAAGAAATAGATATTTATCGTTCTATTTCACGCGAAGAAATCAAGGAAGTGGCCAATAAGTACCTCAAACCTAATCAGCGGGTAATCATTGATTATTTGCCGGAAGCGGGTCAATAAGCATCAAAATAGATCGGTTTTTTGCCTTAAAAGACCACTTTATTGAACAATTTTTAAAATTTAAATTAAAAGCATAATGAAAAATATACTATTCAGTCTTCTGTTTATAAGCAGTCTGGTGGCAACCGCGCAAATAGATCGCAGCGTACAGCCTAAACCCGGCCCTGCACCAGAAATCAACCTTGGCGTACCAGAAACTTTCAGTCTTGATAATGGGCTAAAGGTAATCGTGGTAGAAAATCACAAACTCCCCAGGGTAACCTTTAACCTTAGCCTTGATAACCCGCCGGTAGTTGAGGGCGAGATTGCGGGCGTTTCCAGCATTTTGAGCGGTATGCTGGGAAAAGGTTCGTCAACTATCGCAAAAGATGCGTACAACGAAGAGGTAGATTACCTGGGTGCTTCCATGAATTTTAGCGCGAACGGCGTTAGTGCCAGCGGACTCTCAAAATACAGCGAACGTATTCTTGAGCTTATGTCTGAGGCGGCGATCCATCCTAATTTTACGCAGGAAGAATTTGATACCGAACGTACCAAAGAAAAAGAAAACCTAAAATCTGCCGAAAAAAGCGTTCCTCAAGTGGCCGCCGTTGTAAGTCAAAGCCTTGCCTATGGTAAAAACACTGCGAAGGGCGAGTTTGAGACCCAGGAATCTCTGGACAGGGTAAAACTAGATGATGTAAAGAGTTTTTATAATACCAACTTCCTTCCAAACAATGCATACCTCGTTGTCGTGGGAGATGTGAAGTCTAATAAGATAAAAAAACAGATCAAGAGCAATTTCAAGGACTGGAAGAAGGGAAATGCTCCAGCAAACGATCCAGCTTCTGCAAAAAACCTGGATAACACTACCATCAATTTTGTGGATATGCCTAATGCGGTACAATCTGAAGTAATCGTAGAAAATACTATAGATCTCAAAATGAGCGATCCAGATTATTTTCCTGCCATTATAGCAAATCAGATCCTGGGCGGCGGTGGCGAGGCGCGCTTGTTTCAAAACCTTAGGGAAGACAAAGGGTATACTTATGGTGCGTATTCTTCGCTGGGGAACAGTAAATTTGGTTCCTCGCTTTTTAGTGCTTCGGCAAGTGTGCGTAATGTGGTAACAGACAGTTCTGTGGTTGCTTTTCTAAAAGAAATACAAGATTTCCGTAAGAATAAAATCAAAGACATTGACCTTGAAAACGCCAAGGCTCGCTATGTGGGCAGTTTTGTGCGCTCACTGGAGCAGCCTGCCACCATTGCGCAGTTCGCCATTAATATTGAAACGGAAAACCTGCCAGATGATTTCTATAAAACCTACCTCAGCAAAATAAATGCCGTGACTAAGGAGCAGGTTCAGACCGTGGCACAAAAGTATTTTATGCTTGACAACGCCCGTATAGTGGTAGTGGGAAAAGGAAGTGAGGTTCTTGAAAATCTTGAAAAAGTACAATTTAAGGGCAAGGCTATACCCATCACCTATTATGATAAAGAAGCTAACGAGGTCGAAAAGCCGAGTTATGAAAGTGCGATTCCTGAAGGGATAACCGCTCAGACTGTCCTCAATAAATATATCGAAACCATAGGTGGCGAAGAAAAGCTGAAAACAGTAAAGTCTATCGTAATGATGGCTGCCGCCGAAATACAGGGAATGAAATTGAGCATGGAAATGAAGAAGTCTGATAAAGGCCAGTTTTTGCAGGAAATTGCCATGATGGGCAACGTGATGAGCAAGCAGGTTTACGATGGCAAAGAAGGTTATGCGATGGCACAGGGTCAAAAAATGGAACTTTCTGCAGAGCAACTTGTAGCTATGAAAGAAGAGGCTGCGCTTTTTCCAGAACTTGATTATCTGACTGCAGAAAATACTTCGCTTGACGGCATGCAAAAGGTGGATGGCAAAGATGCCTACTTAGTTAAAGTAAGTGACAAAAAAACGAACTTCTACGATGCAGAAAGCGGATTGAAAATCAAGGAAGTCAGCACTGTGGAAGCCAATGGCCAAACAATGACCCAGGCGCTGGAACTGGGAAATTATGAGGCGGTAGATGGGATTTTATTTCCTTATATGCTCTCCACTTCTTTTGGTCCTCAAAAAGTAGATTTCAACGTTTCGGAGATCATGCTCAATGCAGGTGTAAAAGAGGATGATTTCGAATAAATATGACCGTTTTCTGAACAAAAAAGGCTGGTTTTACCAGCCTTTTTTGTTTTTTATAACCTTATTTCACAATAGGATTTTTCTACTTCCATTGTAAACTTTCCATGAGATGTTTTATATCGTCTTTTAGATAAGCTGCCGCGGGATAAATACTGTCGTAATTGGGCTTCGCATTGAAATAAATAGAACCGGTAAGAAAATGTGAGGTACTGTCAGTAACGTAAAATTGCGATTGTGAAGCTGCATTCCCAGAGACATCGTAAAACATGCCATAAACGTCTTTTGCATCGTTCACATATTTCTCTTCTACGATATTGTCTGCTTTTATCACATGCTCATACGTTAGCTTCTGCGCATCGGTGAGCAGTTGTTTGATGTTATTTTGTACCGGGCGATAGGTAAGGTATAAAGCACCATTGAGATCGGGATATGAAATAACTACAGAGCAGTCTTTTTCAAACTGCACTTCTCCCAGATCATTTTTTTGAAATAGATATGGACAATCACTTTGATCAAAAGATTCATAGTTTGCCGCGGGATAATTTAAGGCAAGCATTCCATTAGGTTTAGGTAATGGGTCTTCTTTACAGGCAAAGACGGAAAACGAGAGAAAACCAACTAAAATCGCCTTATTTATCTGCTTTTTTACCCGTTTTTTCAACATAGTGTGAGCTTTATTCATTCATGATCGTCATTTTGATCTGCTTGATACGTTTCTTATCAATAACTTCAATGGTGAAGGAATAATTGTCAAAAACGAGAATTTCGTTCTTTTTAGGGAATCCCTGTGAAATTTCCAATAAGAACCCGGCAAGTGTTTCGGCTTCTCCTTTTTTGTCTTCAAAAAGGCTATAATCTTCAAGTTTGATGACTTTATAAAAATCTTTTAAAGAGGTTTTGCCTTCAAAAATATAGTTGTTGTCATCAAGTTTTGAAAAAATGATATCCTCATCATCAAATTCATCGCTAATGTCTCCCACAATTTCCTCAATAATATCCTCAAGAGAAATCAGACCACTTGTCCCACCGTATTCATCTACGACAATGGCGAGATGATTCCGTTTGTCTTTAAACTCATTGAGCAGATCATCCAGCTTTTTATTTTCGGGAACAAAATAAGCCTCACGTAATAAAGTGGTCCAGTCAAAATTTTCTTCATCAATATGCGGAAGCAGATCTTTTACATATAAAATCCCAGAAATGGAATCCACACTCTCTTTATAGACCGGCACCCGTGAAAACCCATTTTCAATAATGGGCGGAATAATATCGGCATAGCTAAGGGCCTGATTGAGGGCAAAAATATCCATACGGGGTTTCATGACCTGTTTGGTATCGGTATTGCCAAAACTTACAATTCCTTTTAAGATTTTTTGTTCTTCAAGCGAAGTGTCCTCCTCACTGGTAAGTTCTAATGCCTGTGAAAGTTGATCCACGCTAATATTTGCCTTCTGTTTGCCAAAACGGTTTTGCATGAACAAGGTTACGGAGCGCATGGGCATGCTTATAGGGGTAAAAATAAAGTCCATCACCATCATGGGGTACGCCATTTGATGCGAGAACTTCACGCGGTTCCTGCTCGCGTAAACTTTAGGCAGAATTTCCCCGAACATAAGGATCAAAAAGGTCACCAGAACAACTTCTACCACAAACCGAAGATCTGTGATCCAGAACTTTATGGCTTCAAGATCTGCAAAGAGCACCTCTCCCAGGGTTGTAAAAATGAGTACAATGGCAATATTGATAAAGTTGTTTGCGACTAATATGGTCGCGAGCAATTTCTTGGGACGGTCCAACAATTTGATGACCAGAACCTCCTTACGGGAACGCTTTTCTGGATCAAGCTCAAGATCTGAGGGGGTTAGGGAGAAGAATGCCACTTCGGTGCCACTTATCAAGGCAGAACATATCAATAAAATGATGACGGTAAAAATACTTATCATCGTGGCAACGGTAAAAGGTTCTTGTTGCACAATTAAACTTGCGGGATCAGGATCCAATAGAAGGGTTTTTTGTTGATGATATGCCTTTTAAAAGGCTGTTAGAAGGGAAGATCATCCTCTTCTTCATCTTGCTGCGCGGCCGGGGCAGGGGGATTGCCATATTGCTGTGCAGGTTGGTTATTATTTTGCTTATGCTGTGCGGGTTGCTGCTGGCCACCCTGGGGATTTTGTGGTGCGCTGCTGGCATCTTTAGGGGTGAGAAACGTAAACTCGTTACATTGTACTTCTGTACTGTAACGGTCATTACCTTGCTCATCTTGCCATTTTCTGGTTTTTAAACGTCCTTCTATATAGACTTTATCGCCTTTTGCCAGGTATTTTTCACAGATTTCGGCAGCTTTGTTGCGCACTACGATATTGTGCCATTCTGTATTACTGACTTTTTCACCGGTACTCTTGTTTACATATTCTTCATTAGTAGCTACCGGAAAACGGCCTATACAGCCTCCTCCTTCAAAATAATGCATTTTAACATCATCTCCGGTGTGCCCTATAAGCATGATTTTGTTCAATGTACCTGCTGCCATAATAAATTGTATTGAAGGGTCAAAATTAGTGAAAATCATCCAGTTGTTAAAGTAAAAGTATGTTAAGCCTATTTTGAAGCGCTACTTTATAAAAACCAGAAATTTTAAGGAGCGTCGCAGCAACCATAAAAGACTAAACTGTAATCTCAAATGAGCTGGCGGTTCGTAAATACCATTTTCACCAGCGACATTAGTTACATTGATGTATAAATAACCGATACATTATGGTATATCTAACGCAGCCAATTTATTGAATTCAAGCGGCAAACCTTTGTCAATTAGATTCTATAAGGTGTATAAATTTCTAAAAAACACCCTATTTTTACCACTTTTCATACTAAAACGGCTATTTTACGTTTTTAAATAATAATCCTGAGCCCATTGCAAAACGCTTACAACAAACTACTTCCACTGCTTGCACTATTGCTTTTATGCATAGGCTGCTCCCGTAAAAACGACAGTTTCCTGAGCCGCAACTTTCATGCGGTTACAGCAAAGTACAATACCCTTTATAATGGTGAAGTTGCTTTTGAAGAAGGCCGGGAGGCACTTGTGGCAACTTATCAGGATAATTTTTGGGAAATACTCCCCATTGAACGCCTGGAGCAGTTTAACATGATCACCTTACCGGGAGAGTCAAAAGATGCAAACTTTGAACGTGCCGAAGAAAAGGCGATCAAGGCCATCCAGAAACACAGTATGGAAATTAAGGGCAAAGAACGCAATCCTAAAATTGACGAAGCTTTTATGCTTTTGGGGAAATCCCGTTATTATGATCAGCGGTTTGTACGTGCACTAGAATCTTTCAACTATATCCTGGCCGTTTATCCTACGAGCAACAACATCGCACAGGCCAATATCTGGAAGGCAAAAACGAATATCCGCCTCGATAACGATGTGATCGCCATAGAAAACCTGCATGAATTACTGGAGGAAGAAGAAAGTTTGAATAATCAAGATTATGCTGATGCTTCTGCCATGCTTGCGCAGGGATACCTCAATATCAACAGAAAGGACAGCGCCCTGGTTTATATAGATAAAGCAGCAGCGCTTACGCGGAAAAATGAAGAAGAAGGAAGATATCTTTATATAGAAGGCCAGATTTATGATGCCATAGGGGAACACGGCCTGGCCAATGAAACCTATACTAAAGTTATTGATCTCAATAGGAGGATCCCACGACGCTATATGATCAATGCTTACATCGCACGCGCCCGAAATTTTGATTATGAGACCGAAGATCGCGTGGCCTTTCTGGAAATGCTTCAGGAATTGGCTGAAAACCGTGAAAACCGACCTTTTTTAGACCGAATTTATAACCAATTGGGCGAATATTACCTCAATATCAAAGAGACTGATACCGCGATCATTTACTACAACAAATCGCTTAGAACACCGGGCAACGACACGTACCTAAAGTCGCGTGATTACCTCACGCTGGGGAATATTGCGTTTGACAGCGCCCAGTATCAACAAGCGGGCGCGTACTATGACAGCACACTTACTAACATAAACGATCGTACACGTGAATATCGTGACATCAACAAAAAAAGGGAAAACCTGACCGATGTGATTCGTTATGAACAAATAGCGAAAGAAAATGACAGTATCCTTGCGCTGGTTGCCATGAACGATGAAGATCGCGTTGCCTTTTTTGAGGACTACGTTTCAAAACTAAAAGAACAGGCCGCAAAAGATTCTATTGCGGCAGTGGCCAATGGTGGAATCGTAAACAATGAATTTTTCACTTCAGAACCGGGAATATCCGGTCCACAGGCGGGTACATTTTATTTTTATAACGCGGCCACGGTAGCGCAGGGTAAATTGAATTTTAAGGCGCGCTGGGGAAACCGTGAACTCGTAGACAACTGGAGGCTTTCAAGTACGCGCAGTATTGCAAATGGGGATGATGCTATCGCACAATCTGAACAGGACAGTACGGGAACAGATGCCCGTTATGACATAGATCAATACATAGCCAGTATCCCAACGGCAACGGGAAAAATTGACACCTTATCCCGTGATCGTAATTTTGCGTATTATCAATTGGGCCTTATTTATAAAGAAAAATTTAAAGAATACGATCTTGCAGCCCAGCGCCTCGAGAAATTACTGGATCAAGACCCTGAAGAACGTCTGGTACTTCCTACAAAGTACCATCTTTATCAAATTTTCGGCAATGCCGAAAATCCCGCAATGGAGCAGCAGTACCGTGATGATATTCTTAACAACCATGCAGATTCACGTTATGCCGCATTTATAAAAAACCCGGACAAGGCACTTGATAAGGAGGCTGACAGTCCAGAAACGCTTTACAGTGCCCTTTTCCGCAGTTTTGAACAGCAACAGTATGAATACGTTATCACACAGGCAGACGCCTATATTGATCAGTTTGTGGGCGATCCTTTTGTGCCAAAATTTGAATTACTGAAAGCTACCGCCATAGGGAAGTTGCGCGGTTTTGAGGATTATAAGGAAGCATTAAATTATGTGGCGCTCAATTATCCCAATGAAGAGGAGGGCAAAAAAGCCCAGCAAACTTTAGAAGAGGTTATACCACAGATACAGGATAGCGCTTTTACTCCTGATATGGAATCACAAAGCTGGAAGCTTGTTTATTCTTTTCCTACAGGTAACGATGAAGACTTTGAAAAGAAACGGGAGGGGTTGCAGCACGCACTCAATGTTTATTTTTTCACACAGTACTATATTTCGGCAGATTTTTATACTGCACAGGAACGTCTGCTGGTTCTTCATGGCTTTACGAGCAAAGACGCTGCTGAACGTTTTGCCTATAAACTGGAAACCGATGAAGATTATGACTGGAAAACACCTGCAACGCCCATAAGTTCAAAAAATTACAGGACGATTCAGCTTCATAAAAATCTGAATACGTATCTTTCTCATGATTCTAAATAAATGAAAGACAATGAAATGGGAAGAAACCTTGAACCGGTATTTTAATACAACAGATGATGAAAACCAACTGCCGGAAAGCACAACGGACATTACAGAAAAAGAACCAACTCGGAAAGTAAAAAAAAAAGCCATGAACAGATCAAGCACACTGGGCATAGATCCCAATAATAATCAGAATAGAATAAGCCAGGGAACAAAGATTGTAGGTGATATTACATCTTCCGGAAGTTTCCGGGTAGATGGTGAATTTGAAGGTACCATTAAGAGTTCTGGTAAGGTGGTTATAGGAGAAACCGGTACTTTAAAGGGAACACTTCACAGTTCAGAAGTGGAAGTAGAAGGTAAAATAGAAGGCAAGATCGTGGTAAGTGAACTGTTGTCCCTACGTTCTACCGCCCGGGTTCAGGGAGAAGTAATTACTTCAAAATTAGCTGTAGAACCCGGAGCAACATTTAATGCCAGCTGTGATATGAATTCTAACGCAAACCGTGCGATAAAAACCCTGGATGGAAGAGAAAAAACCGAACAGCCCGCTTAAAAACTGGGCAAAATTTTCAACTATCGCTATACAAATGGGGTCGACCATTTATTTCGGAAATCTTTTTGGTGCCTGGTTGGATCGTAAATTTGAAACCACATTTTTAGAACCCGTAGTCTCCCTTATAGCAGTTTTTCTGTCTATGTATGTGATTATACAAGCAGTAAAAAGTCTCGATTCATGAACCTTACAAAGTTATTGACAACGGCAGCCTTGATCATACTGGGCTTAGGTATTGTGTTTTATTTTTTACACCTGGGCGTTTTGAACGTACTTAACGTAGAATTGCCCTATAATTTGCTGAATTTTTATCTCTTTGGAGCAATAAGTAGTTTGATTATTTGCCTCACGTTTATCACACTTCCAGAGTTGCTTCCAGAGCTGCACGATAAGCTGGGATTCATGTTTTTGTTTTCAATTTTCGCAAAACTGTTGTTGTTGGCATTAATATTCAGGAATTTGCTTTTTTCAGATACCGTATTTACAAGAATGGAGCGTCTTAGTATGTTGATTCCCATATTTGTATTCTTGATTTATGAAGTTCTTGTACTTACTAGGATCTTAAAAAAACATTCTTGAATCTATTTCTTGATAAAAAAGATGCATTTTTGAATAAAATGATTAGTTTTGCACCAAATTTTAGCAAGCCTGATTTTTTAAAAAATTATAATGAAGATAACTTCTTTACCCATTCATTTTCTAGCTGTTATCAGTTTTCTGCTGTGTGGATCATTAGTAAATGCGCAAGAACATAGCGTTGCAGAAGCTAATGATGAAGGACCTGTAAACACCCAACAGGAGATCAACGATTATACTGATCACCACTTAAAAGACTCTCACGATTTTCATTTGTTTTCTTATACGGGAGATGAAGGTGAACGCGAACATTTAGGTTTTTCACTGCCTATAATTTTATGGGCAAGCGAGGGTCCTGTAGCATTTATGTCTTCTGCTTTTCATCATGATATTGATGGTGATGTTATTGTGGAAAAAGGCGGGATGCGCTTTGCAAACTTTCACGATAAAATATATGAGCTGGAAGCGGGTGCTGATGAATTGGTAATGGGAGAAGATCACCATCCTGAAAATGCGCACAAGCCTTTTGATTTATCAATAACCAAAAGTGTTTTGGGCATTTTAGTGGTTGGATTGCTGTTGTTATTATGGTTTGGTTCTTTAGGCAAGCAATACAAAAAGAAAAAAATCCCTACCGGTTTTGGTCGTGCCTTAGAGCCTTTAGTACTGTACGTACGCGATGAAATTGCACGTCCCAACATAGGAGAGCACAAGTATAAAAAGTACATGAGTTTTTTACTTACTGTGTTTTTCTTTATATGGGTTTCTAATTTATTGGGAATGACTCCCTTTGGATTCAATATTACAGGCCAGATTGCAATCACCGTTTGTTTGGCATTATTCACCTTTGTTATCGTACAATTTAGTGGTAACAAAGACTACTGGAAACATATTTTC
It contains:
- the atpB gene encoding F0F1 ATP synthase subunit A, with product MKITSLPIHFLAVISFLLCGSLVNAQEHSVAEANDEGPVNTQQEINDYTDHHLKDSHDFHLFSYTGDEGEREHLGFSLPIILWASEGPVAFMSSAFHHDIDGDVIVEKGGMRFANFHDKIYELEAGADELVMGEDHHPENAHKPFDLSITKSVLGILVVGLLLLLWFGSLGKQYKKKKIPTGFGRALEPLVLYVRDEIARPNIGEHKYKKYMSFLLTVFFFIWVSNLLGMTPFGFNITGQIAITVCLALFTFVIVQFSGNKDYWKHIFWMPDVPVVMKIILIPIELLGILTKPFSLLIRLFANITAGHVVVMGLIALMITLKAQFGAVGSTGLSLVLTLFISVIEILVAFLQAFIFTMLSALFIGMAVAEHDHHHEHDAAGHEVDDVEDVREEFV
- a CDS encoding M16 family metallopeptidase gives rise to the protein MKNILFSLLFISSLVATAQIDRSVQPKPGPAPEINLGVPETFSLDNGLKVIVVENHKLPRVTFNLSLDNPPVVEGEIAGVSSILSGMLGKGSSTIAKDAYNEEVDYLGASMNFSANGVSASGLSKYSERILELMSEAAIHPNFTQEEFDTERTKEKENLKSAEKSVPQVAAVVSQSLAYGKNTAKGEFETQESLDRVKLDDVKSFYNTNFLPNNAYLVVVGDVKSNKIKKQIKSNFKDWKKGNAPANDPASAKNLDNTTINFVDMPNAVQSEVIVENTIDLKMSDPDYFPAIIANQILGGGGEARLFQNLREDKGYTYGAYSSLGNSKFGSSLFSASASVRNVVTDSSVVAFLKEIQDFRKNKIKDIDLENAKARYVGSFVRSLEQPATIAQFAINIETENLPDDFYKTYLSKINAVTKEQVQTVAQKYFMLDNARIVVVGKGSEVLENLEKVQFKGKAIPITYYDKEANEVEKPSYESAIPEGITAQTVLNKYIETIGGEEKLKTVKSIVMMAAAEIQGMKLSMEMKKSDKGQFLQEIAMMGNVMSKQVYDGKEGYAMAQGQKMELSAEQLVAMKEEAALFPELDYLTAENTSLDGMQKVDGKDAYLVKVSDKKTNFYDAESGLKIKEVSTVEANGQTMTQALELGNYEAVDGILFPYMLSTSFGPQKVDFNVSEIMLNAGVKEDDFE
- a CDS encoding DUF6168 family protein gives rise to the protein MNLTKLLTTAALIILGLGIVFYFLHLGVLNVLNVELPYNLLNFYLFGAISSLIICLTFITLPELLPELHDKLGFMFLFSIFAKLLLLALIFRNLLFSDTVFTRMERLSMLIPIFVFLIYEVLVLTRILKKHS
- a CDS encoding gliding motility-associated protein GldE; translated protein: MDPDPASLIVQQEPFTVATMISIFTVIILLICSALISGTEVAFFSLTPSDLELDPEKRSRKEVLVIKLLDRPKKLLATILVANNFINIAIVLIFTTLGEVLFADLEAIKFWITDLRFVVEVVLVTFLILMFGEILPKVYASRNRVKFSHQMAYPMMVMDFIFTPISMPMRSVTLFMQNRFGKQKANISVDQLSQALELTSEEDTSLEEQKILKGIVSFGNTDTKQVMKPRMDIFALNQALSYADIIPPIIENGFSRVPVYKESVDSISGILYVKDLLPHIDEENFDWTTLLREAYFVPENKKLDDLLNEFKDKRNHLAIVVDEYGGTSGLISLEDIIEEIVGDISDEFDDEDIIFSKLDDNNYIFEGKTSLKDFYKVIKLEDYSLFEDKKGEAETLAGFLLEISQGFPKKNEILVFDNYSFTIEVIDKKRIKQIKMTIMNE
- a CDS encoding polymer-forming cytoskeletal protein, whose product is MKWEETLNRYFNTTDDENQLPESTTDITEKEPTRKVKKKAMNRSSTLGIDPNNNQNRISQGTKIVGDITSSGSFRVDGEFEGTIKSSGKVVIGETGTLKGTLHSSEVEVEGKIEGKIVVSELLSLRSTARVQGEVITSKLAVEPGATFNASCDMNSNANRAIKTLDGREKTEQPA
- a CDS encoding single-stranded DNA-binding protein, which gives rise to MAAGTLNKIMLIGHTGDDVKMHYFEGGGCIGRFPVATNEEYVNKSTGEKVSNTEWHNIVVRNKAAEICEKYLAKGDKVYIEGRLKTRKWQDEQGNDRYSTEVQCNEFTFLTPKDASSAPQNPQGGQQQPAQHKQNNNQPAQQYGNPPAPAAQQDEEEDDLPF
- a CDS encoding M16 family metallopeptidase produces the protein MKNSIFSLLSLFTLTFCATAQEVDFREYDLDNGLHVILHQDKSAPVVTTSVMYHVGGKDREDGRTGFAHFFEHLLFEGTENIDKGKWFEIVSSNGGSNNANTTNDRTYYYENFPSNNLKLGLWMESERMLHPIIGQDGVDTQNEVVKEELRMRYDNSPYGQVINAVSKNVFSKHPYKDPNVGYMEDLDAATLQEFQGYFKKYYVPNNAVLVVAGDIEIAQTEKLIEDYFGPIPKGAEIDRDFPEEEPITEEINTEFFDKNIQIPALINAYRTPGFADRDAYVLNMISSYLSDGKSSKLYKKLVEDQKQALQIGAFNVAQEDYGAYLVFGLPLGETALDTLAVEIEEEIANVRNSLISERDYEKLQNQFESSYVNSNSSVSGIAGSLATYYLLYGDTDLINEEIDIYRSISREEIKEVANKYLKPNQRVIIDYLPEAGQ
- the gldD gene encoding gliding motility lipoprotein GldD, whose product is MNKAHTMLKKRVKKQINKAILVGFLSFSVFACKEDPLPKPNGMLALNYPAANYESFDQSDCPYLFQKNDLGEVQFEKDCSVVISYPDLNGALYLTYRPVQNNIKQLLTDAQKLTYEHVIKADNIVEEKYVNDAKDVYGMFYDVSGNAASQSQFYVTDSTSHFLTGSIYFNAKPNYDSIYPAAAYLKDDIKHLMESLQWK
- a CDS encoding AtpZ/AtpI family protein produces the protein MEEKKPNSPLKNWAKFSTIAIQMGSTIYFGNLFGAWLDRKFETTFLEPVVSLIAVFLSMYVIIQAVKSLDS
- a CDS encoding tetratricopeptide repeat protein, coding for MQNAYNKLLPLLALLLLCIGCSRKNDSFLSRNFHAVTAKYNTLYNGEVAFEEGREALVATYQDNFWEILPIERLEQFNMITLPGESKDANFERAEEKAIKAIQKHSMEIKGKERNPKIDEAFMLLGKSRYYDQRFVRALESFNYILAVYPTSNNIAQANIWKAKTNIRLDNDVIAIENLHELLEEEESLNNQDYADASAMLAQGYLNINRKDSALVYIDKAAALTRKNEEEGRYLYIEGQIYDAIGEHGLANETYTKVIDLNRRIPRRYMINAYIARARNFDYETEDRVAFLEMLQELAENRENRPFLDRIYNQLGEYYLNIKETDTAIIYYNKSLRTPGNDTYLKSRDYLTLGNIAFDSAQYQQAGAYYDSTLTNINDRTREYRDINKKRENLTDVIRYEQIAKENDSILALVAMNDEDRVAFFEDYVSKLKEQAAKDSIAAVANGGIVNNEFFTSEPGISGPQAGTFYFYNAATVAQGKLNFKARWGNRELVDNWRLSSTRSIANGDDAIAQSEQDSTGTDARYDIDQYIASIPTATGKIDTLSRDRNFAYYQLGLIYKEKFKEYDLAAQRLEKLLDQDPEERLVLPTKYHLYQIFGNAENPAMEQQYRDDILNNHADSRYAAFIKNPDKALDKEADSPETLYSALFRSFEQQQYEYVITQADAYIDQFVGDPFVPKFELLKATAIGKLRGFEDYKEALNYVALNYPNEEEGKKAQQTLEEVIPQIQDSAFTPDMESQSWKLVYSFPTGNDEDFEKKREGLQHALNVYFFTQYYISADFYTAQERLLVLHGFTSKDAAERFAYKLETDEDYDWKTPATPISSKNYRTIQLHKNLNTYLSHDSK